One Besnoitia besnoiti strain Bb-Ger1 chromosome VIII, whole genome shotgun sequence DNA segment encodes these proteins:
- a CDS encoding hypothetical protein (encoded by transcript BESB_082490) produces the protein MKRANRVAPAASAAASAAEDATAAKTEEEKPVPSSSPSAVGAKSTSQNALKKESEAPPIIGPMVAHNYRQVAINRHLAAVVAGSVAGVFGLEGLPGLFVFILVTLLGACLMVAETGFQCKSFFTNPKDIFFAQFFTAALTFILVWTLVYNVVYIF, from the exons ATGAAGAGAGCAAACCGCGtggcgccagcggcctctgcggcggcttctgcagcggaggacgcgactgccgcgaagacggaggaagagaagccagtcccttcttcgtctccctcggcggTTGGAGCGAAGTCGACAAGTCAAAATGCCCTGAAAAAAGAATCTGAAGCGCCCCCAATTATCGGCCCCATGGTCGCGCACAATTATCGCCAAGTCGCGATCAA TCGCCATCTGGCAGCAGTGGTCGCAggcagcgtcgcgggcgtcttcggcctcgagGGACTCCCAG GCCTCTTTGTCTTCATTTTAGTCACTCTGCTCGGCGCGTGCCTGATGGTGGCGGAGACTGGCTTCCAGTGCAAGTCGTTTTTCACCAACCCCAAGGATATCTTCTTCGCGCAGTTCTTCACCGCTGCACTC ACGTTTATCCTCGTATGGACTCTGGTCTACAACGTCGTCTACATCTTCTAG